The following coding sequences lie in one Desulfurispira natronophila genomic window:
- the ftsZ gene encoding cell division protein FtsZ, translating into MLEFEEDYIPGAMIKVIGVGGAGGNAVNSMIDAALEGVEFIAANTDQRALDISKAPVKLQIGSKLTRGLGAGANPDVGRKAAEEDAERLREALSGADMVFVTLGLGGGTGTGASPVIAKVAREMGALTIAVATMPFTFEGRRRIQVAQKGYLELRDYVDSVITIPNQRLFEICDKSTKLTEAYLLADDVLKQAVQGISDAINVTGMVNIDFADVRTVMTNSGLALMGTGEAEGENRAVEAARKAITSPLLKDFDISGAKNILLNITCGMDTALHEIEAVAKVVSEAAKGDAEIIYGNVINPDMESRMKVTVIATSFRSDEEKARAAAANAENKAAVTNDGSRKAPESVAAGNTPPAKEPAAAASVAQPASPHPASPPAATPHAALGALERDLQDDDMIIDEVPPQEEQKNTTPPTGSRVNQEFVSIKKIRENQSADVQKIHQILGGNDETDYFDIPAFLRNQAD; encoded by the coding sequence ATGTTGGAATTTGAAGAAGATTATATACCTGGAGCCATGATCAAGGTCATAGGCGTTGGTGGAGCCGGCGGCAATGCTGTCAATAGCATGATTGATGCTGCTCTGGAGGGTGTTGAGTTCATCGCCGCCAATACCGATCAGCGGGCACTGGATATATCCAAAGCTCCCGTTAAGTTACAAATTGGCTCAAAACTCACTCGCGGCCTGGGTGCCGGAGCCAACCCCGATGTAGGCCGGAAGGCTGCAGAGGAGGATGCAGAACGCCTGCGCGAAGCACTCAGCGGGGCCGATATGGTATTTGTGACACTGGGACTGGGTGGAGGTACCGGAACCGGAGCTTCACCAGTCATCGCCAAGGTAGCACGGGAAATGGGCGCATTAACCATCGCCGTTGCCACCATGCCCTTTACCTTTGAGGGGCGTCGCCGCATACAGGTCGCCCAAAAAGGGTATCTTGAGCTACGCGACTACGTGGACAGCGTCATTACTATCCCCAACCAGCGCCTTTTTGAGATCTGCGACAAGAGCACTAAACTTACCGAAGCCTACCTGCTGGCAGACGACGTTTTGAAACAAGCCGTCCAGGGTATTTCTGACGCCATCAACGTCACCGGCATGGTGAACATCGATTTTGCCGACGTACGAACGGTTATGACCAACTCTGGCCTGGCCCTCATGGGAACCGGCGAGGCAGAAGGCGAGAACCGCGCTGTAGAAGCTGCTCGCAAGGCCATCACCAGTCCCTTGCTCAAGGACTTTGATATTTCCGGCGCCAAAAACATACTACTCAATATCACCTGCGGCATGGATACCGCCCTGCACGAAATTGAAGCTGTGGCCAAAGTCGTCAGCGAAGCCGCCAAAGGTGATGCCGAAATCATTTATGGTAACGTCATCAATCCCGACATGGAAAGCCGCATGAAGGTGACGGTCATCGCGACCAGCTTCCGCAGTGACGAGGAGAAGGCACGTGCTGCCGCTGCCAACGCAGAAAATAAAGCAGCGGTAACCAATGATGGTAGCCGCAAGGCACCTGAATCAGTGGCTGCAGGCAATACTCCACCTGCCAAAGAACCTGCTGCAGCTGCATCAGTAGCACAACCTGCTTCGCCTCACCCGGCCTCTCCCCCTGCTGCCACACCCCATGCAGCCCTGGGAGCCTTGGAGCGCGACCTGCAAGATGATGACATGATTATCGATGAAGTACCTCCCCAGGAGGAGCAAAAGAATACGACTCCTCCAACTGGCAGCCGGGTCAATCAAGAATTTGTCTCTATTAAGAAAATTCGCGAAAACCAGAGCGCTGATGTACAAAAAATTCACCAGATCCTTGGGGGGAACGACGAAACCGACTACTTCGATATCCCTGCTTTTCTACGCAACCAGGCCGACTGA
- a CDS encoding M16 family metallopeptidase, which yields MIKRLLCIALLLALPLSAVASSQDLQRFSLANGLEVLILPDHTLPIVSLGFYIPGGVVAQEVDNSAAHITYTLLSEGTHSYSKQDIHAAEDRGGSIETFARQRTGVIRATVHRDDAQTSLSALISMHQEPLLPAQRLDVVKNQTQAAIANRQAVAARHAAYLFQQSLYQSTPLAFATQGQSDLTAQLTREQVQAYHQQAIRITDGTVFVAAGDVDESLVEHITARLEQLPARQLEGVEPFSTFADNSPLDEKHSASTQQAHVFLRYPAPPADDHCFAPMHIASTALGGGMGSRLFRELREEQGLAYSVSASMGVTVANPGMRVSIGTAPGNITEALSGMERQVKRLFREQLTENELERARNYLLGNHLLSRETVGDRVLHQAIHTLMGLSHSYDEDSIKALEEVDLNQIQDCARQWLADAKPDRFVYGEPSE from the coding sequence ATGATAAAGCGCCTGCTCTGCATTGCACTTCTTCTGGCACTGCCCCTGTCAGCCGTGGCCAGCTCCCAGGATCTGCAGCGTTTTTCCCTGGCCAATGGCCTGGAGGTCCTCATACTGCCCGACCACACCTTGCCCATCGTCTCGCTGGGGTTCTATATCCCCGGCGGTGTGGTAGCTCAGGAAGTCGATAACTCGGCAGCCCACATCACCTACACCCTGTTGAGCGAGGGAACCCACAGCTACAGCAAACAGGATATTCACGCCGCTGAAGATCGAGGCGGCTCAATTGAGACCTTTGCCCGGCAACGAACAGGAGTTATCCGCGCCACCGTGCACCGCGATGATGCACAGACATCCCTGTCGGCCCTGATATCCATGCACCAGGAGCCACTTCTGCCAGCGCAGCGGCTGGATGTGGTGAAAAATCAAACTCAGGCGGCTATAGCCAACCGGCAGGCAGTGGCGGCGCGACACGCCGCCTACCTCTTTCAGCAGAGCCTTTACCAGAGTACTCCCCTGGCTTTTGCCACCCAGGGCCAAAGTGACCTGACCGCCCAGCTGACCCGTGAGCAGGTGCAGGCCTATCACCAACAGGCGATTCGCATTACCGACGGCACCGTCTTTGTGGCCGCTGGCGATGTGGATGAGTCACTGGTTGAGCATATTACCGCCCGGCTGGAACAGCTCCCCGCCCGCCAGCTGGAGGGAGTGGAGCCATTTTCCACTTTTGCCGACAACTCTCCCCTGGATGAAAAGCACTCAGCCAGCACCCAGCAGGCTCATGTTTTTCTGCGCTACCCGGCTCCTCCCGCCGATGATCACTGCTTTGCTCCCATGCACATCGCCAGCACGGCCCTTGGCGGCGGCATGGGCAGTCGCCTCTTTCGCGAGCTGCGCGAAGAGCAGGGACTGGCCTACTCAGTCAGTGCCAGCATGGGAGTTACCGTTGCCAACCCAGGTATGCGAGTATCGATTGGCACCGCCCCTGGCAATATCACTGAGGCTCTGTCCGGTATGGAAAGGCAGGTCAAACGCCTGTTCCGGGAACAGCTCACAGAAAACGAGCTGGAGCGAGCCCGAAACTATCTTCTGGGCAATCACTTGCTGAGCCGCGAAACCGTAGGAGACCGAGTACTGCATCAGGCTATCCATACCCTGATGGGCCTCTCCCACAGCTACGACGAAGACTCCATCAAGGCCCTGGAGGAAGTCGATCTCAACCAGATCCAGGACTGCGCCAGACAGTGGCTGGCAGATGCCAAACCCGATCGCTTTGTGTATGGAGAACCGTCGGAATAG
- the purM gene encoding phosphoribosylformylglycinamidine cyclo-ligase: protein MTPNTPQPITYKDAGVDVDAGNAFVRNISSMVKSTFTPGVMDNFGGFGSLFRLDAERFRKPCLVSGTDGVGTKLQVAIMMDKHDTVGIDLVAMCVNDILVQGATPLFFLDYLACGKLSSIRSEDIVSGIAEGCRQASAALIGGETAEMPGFYPDGKYDLAGFVVGAVDEDRVITGSDISKSDIIIALPSSGIHSNGYSLVRRIFFTEHNKPLDWQPEILARPLGQTLLEPTRIYVRPILSLLETVAVQGMVHVTGGGLSENIPRILPPDLDAFIQTDALPTLPIFDLIQEMSHLPFAEMARTFNMGCGFLIVVRKEQVHEAMASLEQAGEQPVIVGEIVRGSGQVQYGG, encoded by the coding sequence ATGACTCCCAACACTCCCCAGCCCATTACTTACAAAGATGCCGGTGTCGATGTCGATGCCGGTAATGCTTTTGTGCGCAACATCTCATCCATGGTCAAGTCAACCTTTACCCCCGGGGTAATGGACAATTTTGGAGGCTTTGGCTCCCTCTTTCGCCTGGATGCGGAACGCTTTCGTAAACCCTGTCTGGTATCCGGTACCGACGGGGTGGGTACCAAGCTTCAGGTAGCCATCATGATGGATAAACATGACACGGTGGGCATCGATCTGGTGGCCATGTGTGTCAACGATATCCTCGTCCAGGGGGCAACGCCCCTGTTTTTTCTCGACTACCTGGCCTGCGGCAAGCTGTCCTCCATCCGCAGCGAAGATATTGTCAGCGGAATTGCCGAGGGCTGCCGTCAGGCAAGCGCCGCCCTCATCGGTGGCGAAACCGCCGAAATGCCCGGTTTCTATCCCGACGGCAAGTACGATCTGGCCGGATTTGTGGTAGGGGCTGTCGACGAGGATCGTGTCATTACCGGAAGCGACATCAGCAAATCAGATATCATCATCGCCCTGCCCTCCAGCGGGATTCACTCCAATGGCTACAGCCTGGTGCGACGCATCTTCTTTACCGAGCACAACAAACCCCTTGACTGGCAGCCGGAAATTCTCGCGCGCCCCCTGGGGCAAACACTGCTGGAGCCAACCCGCATCTACGTACGCCCTATACTTTCGCTGCTTGAAACCGTTGCGGTGCAGGGCATGGTGCATGTCACAGGCGGCGGCCTGAGTGAGAATATCCCCCGCATTCTTCCCCCGGATCTGGATGCCTTTATCCAGACCGACGCTTTGCCCACCCTGCCCATATTCGATCTGATCCAGGAGATGAGTCACCTGCCCTTTGCCGAGATGGCCCGTACCTTCAACATGGGTTGCGGCTTCCTCATCGTCGTGCGCAAGGAGCAGGTGCACGAAGCCATGGCTTCTTTGGAACAGGCAGGCGAGCAACCGGTCATAGTCGGCGAGATCGTCCGTGGAAGCGGCCAGGTGCAGTATGGCGGATAA
- a CDS encoding ABC transporter ATP-binding protein — MIQIDRLSFGYGTRLVLQHISTTIERGEIFTILGPNGSGKTTLLRLLRGVLTPVQGQVNWSGNRPAHRMGRRHMAQLCAVVPQSLESYFEFSVEQMVCMGRYAHRKWLAGESERDAMAVQRAMALSDTLHLAQRPVSSVSGGERQRVYIARALAQQAPVLMLDEATSNMDMDHRLEMTQLLQRLNANESQTVVQVSHDLDMAAQISHRIMLLGSAGSITALGSPRQVLTPANLKSSFGVEVGVEENPYTGAPRIIPIRPTQRSTLHNLSIHVIGGGGSASGLLRRLHMAGAQVSTGPLNRGDSDHVLAQALGMDVVIEEAFVAFSAAQIAKAHQLAAAASTGLVIAPCAWGHGNLVCLDMARQLLLQGTSVWIINPRPENDYTGGSAWQKLQELRQMGATVLPDTDAFLELLRSQNSPDC; from the coding sequence TTGATACAGATTGATAGGCTCAGCTTTGGCTATGGCACTCGGCTGGTTTTACAGCATATCAGTACCACTATTGAGCGGGGCGAAATATTCACCATTCTGGGACCTAACGGGAGTGGTAAGACTACGTTGCTGCGTTTGCTGCGGGGCGTACTTACTCCCGTCCAAGGTCAGGTCAACTGGTCTGGCAATCGTCCGGCCCACCGCATGGGTCGCCGCCACATGGCCCAGCTGTGTGCGGTAGTTCCCCAGTCGCTGGAGAGCTATTTTGAATTCAGTGTGGAACAGATGGTTTGTATGGGACGTTATGCCCATCGCAAGTGGCTGGCAGGGGAAAGTGAACGGGATGCGATGGCAGTGCAGCGGGCGATGGCCCTGAGCGACACCTTGCATCTGGCACAGCGCCCGGTCAGCTCTGTCAGCGGTGGGGAGCGGCAGCGGGTTTACATTGCGCGGGCTCTGGCTCAGCAGGCTCCGGTGCTGATGCTGGATGAAGCGACCTCTAACATGGATATGGACCACCGGTTGGAGATGACCCAACTGTTGCAGCGTCTTAATGCCAATGAAAGTCAGACGGTAGTGCAGGTCTCCCACGACCTGGATATGGCAGCCCAGATATCCCATCGCATCATGCTGCTGGGAAGCGCTGGCAGCATAACGGCTCTGGGCTCCCCCCGGCAGGTACTAACTCCCGCAAACCTGAAAAGCAGCTTTGGAGTAGAGGTTGGTGTGGAAGAGAACCCCTACACTGGAGCTCCTCGCATTATCCCAATTCGGCCAACGCAAAGAAGCACTCTTCACAACTTGTCGATTCACGTTATTGGTGGTGGCGGCAGTGCCTCTGGTCTGTTGCGACGGCTGCATATGGCAGGGGCTCAGGTCAGTACCGGCCCCCTCAATCGTGGTGATTCCGATCATGTGCTGGCGCAAGCACTGGGTATGGATGTGGTGATTGAAGAGGCGTTTGTTGCTTTTTCAGCCGCACAGATAGCCAAAGCTCATCAGCTGGCTGCTGCCGCCAGCACGGGGCTTGTCATTGCTCCCTGTGCCTGGGGCCACGGCAACCTGGTCTGTCTTGATATGGCCCGGCAGCTGTTGCTGCAGGGCACATCGGTCTGGATTATCAATCCACGTCCGGAAAATGACTACACCGGGGGCAGCGCCTGGCAAAAGCTGCAGGAGCTGCGCCAAATGGGGGCAACGGTGCTGCCCGATACGGATGCTTTTCTTGAGCTGCTCAGGAGTCAGAATTCGCCTGATTGCTGA
- a CDS encoding deoxyguanosinetriphosphate triphosphohydrolase → MIRTELEQLEHQTLHPLAAFSDTSSGRRYPIEECAFRTAFQRDRDRILHSKAFRRLKHKTQVFLAPSNDHYRTRLTHTLEVSQVARTITRALRLNEDLTEAISLGHDLGHTPMGHAGERVLADIMSGDFHHARQSLRVVDVLENHGGGLNLTREVRDGILLHSKGKGKLRQKTLPMTLEGQVVRISDAVAYINHDIDDAVRAGLLSLEELPREPIAVLGQTHSERIQRMAGDIIATTRAKDYSIIAMSDEVNEATEELKTYMYESIYPHPVIQEEFDKAYKIIKELYEYYQNHIKSVEYCVEEASPERAVCDHLAGMTDRYLLDQYHRIFLPKPWGM, encoded by the coding sequence ATGATACGCACAGAACTTGAACAATTGGAACATCAGACCCTCCACCCCCTGGCGGCCTTCAGCGATACCAGCAGTGGACGACGTTACCCTATAGAGGAGTGTGCCTTTCGCACCGCCTTCCAGCGGGACCGGGATCGCATTCTTCACAGCAAGGCCTTTCGACGCCTTAAACACAAGACACAGGTCTTTCTGGCACCATCAAACGACCACTATCGCACCCGCCTGACCCATACCCTGGAAGTATCCCAGGTCGCTCGCACCATTACCCGTGCCCTGCGCCTTAACGAAGATCTTACTGAAGCCATATCCTTGGGGCACGACCTTGGACATACCCCCATGGGTCATGCCGGCGAGCGCGTGCTGGCCGACATTATGAGCGGAGACTTTCATCACGCGCGCCAGAGCCTCCGGGTAGTGGATGTGCTGGAAAACCACGGTGGTGGTCTCAACTTGACTCGTGAAGTTCGAGATGGCATTCTGCTTCACTCGAAGGGGAAAGGAAAGCTGCGCCAAAAAACGCTGCCCATGACCTTGGAAGGTCAGGTAGTGCGTATATCTGATGCCGTAGCATATATTAACCACGATATTGATGATGCCGTGCGGGCTGGACTGCTTTCCCTTGAAGAACTGCCGCGTGAACCCATAGCCGTATTGGGCCAGACACACTCAGAGCGCATACAGCGCATGGCAGGAGATATTATTGCCACTACACGCGCAAAGGATTACTCTATCATTGCCATGAGTGATGAGGTGAACGAGGCAACAGAAGAACTTAAGACATACATGTACGAAAGCATATACCCTCATCCTGTAATCCAGGAAGAGTTCGACAAAGCATATAAAATCATAAAAGAACTTTACGAATACTACCAAAACCATATAAAATCAGTAGAATACTGTGTGGAAGAGGCCTCACCCGAGCGCGCGGTGTGTGACCATCTGGCTGGAATGACCGACCGTTACTTGCTGGATCAATACCATCGAATTTTTCTACCAAAACCCTGGGGAATGTGA
- the purN gene encoding phosphoribosylglycinamide formyltransferase, with amino-acid sequence MADKKLAVLLSGRGSNFVAIADNIARGRLSGCRINVVISDKMSAGGLDEARQRGIDTLVFPRKNYDTKQAWEGAMIAAIEDRSIDYIILAGFMRILGDAFVESFPQRILNIHPSLLPSFIGLDAQRQALEYGVRYSGCTVHFVTSDLDAGPIIVQKVVPVHSDDDEESLSRRILEQEHIAYSEAIDLIVNRGFIIQGRRVELQ; translated from the coding sequence ATGGCGGATAAGAAGCTGGCCGTACTCCTCTCCGGCCGGGGTTCCAATTTTGTTGCCATTGCCGACAATATCGCCCGTGGCCGCCTGAGTGGATGCCGCATCAATGTGGTCATCTCCGATAAAATGAGCGCCGGGGGGCTGGATGAAGCGCGGCAGCGCGGCATCGACACCCTGGTGTTCCCGCGCAAGAACTACGACACCAAACAGGCCTGGGAAGGAGCCATGATCGCCGCCATTGAGGATCGCTCCATCGACTATATTATCCTGGCCGGCTTTATGCGCATCCTGGGCGATGCCTTTGTAGAGAGCTTCCCTCAGCGCATTCTCAATATTCACCCTTCCTTGCTGCCTTCATTTATAGGTCTGGACGCCCAGCGACAGGCCCTGGAATACGGTGTGCGCTATTCGGGCTGCACCGTCCATTTTGTCACCAGCGACCTGGATGCGGGGCCCATTATTGTGCAAAAAGTCGTTCCGGTACACTCCGATGACGACGAAGAGAGCCTCTCTCGTCGCATCCTTGAGCAGGAGCACATTGCCTACAGCGAAGCCATCGATCTGATAGTTAATCGTGGCTTTATTATCCAGGGGCGCCGGGTAGAGTTGCAATGA
- the kdsB gene encoding 3-deoxy-manno-octulosonate cytidylyltransferase, producing the protein MNTPFHVIIPARYQSVRLPGKPLRDIAGKSMIQRVYEQACRSGATQVVIATDDQRIVEAAQTFGAPVCLTSSRHPSGTDRLQEAAAQLQLQDDDIVVNVQGDEPLIPPAIIDQVARNLARHPRASISTLYAPCQDAQTMFNPNAIKVVTDTHGYALYFSRAPIPWVREHFDAPQPTLPADMTFKRHIGIYGYRAGFLQRYVQWPSAPIERWESLEQLRAMWNGEVIHVEEAVEIPRGGVDTPEDLERVQNWIISNQANSDS; encoded by the coding sequence GTGAACACCCCTTTCCACGTCATTATCCCCGCTCGCTACCAGTCGGTGCGGCTGCCGGGCAAGCCCCTGCGGGACATCGCCGGTAAATCCATGATTCAGCGAGTCTATGAGCAGGCCTGTCGCAGCGGAGCGACACAGGTTGTCATTGCCACCGATGACCAGCGTATAGTGGAAGCAGCCCAGACCTTCGGCGCTCCCGTCTGCCTCACCAGCTCCCGACACCCCAGCGGCACCGACCGCCTGCAGGAGGCGGCGGCACAGCTGCAACTCCAGGACGACGACATTGTGGTCAATGTACAGGGGGATGAACCCTTGATTCCACCCGCCATTATTGATCAGGTAGCCCGCAACCTGGCCCGGCACCCCCGCGCCAGCATCAGTACCCTCTATGCTCCCTGTCAGGATGCGCAAACCATGTTCAATCCCAACGCTATCAAGGTGGTGACGGACACCCACGGCTACGCCCTCTACTTCAGCCGCGCCCCCATCCCCTGGGTGCGGGAGCACTTTGATGCGCCGCAACCCACCCTGCCCGCTGATATGACCTTCAAACGCCACATTGGCATATACGGCTACCGGGCTGGATTTCTACAGCGCTACGTCCAGTGGCCCAGTGCACCCATTGAGAGGTGGGAGAGCCTGGAGCAGCTGCGCGCCATGTGGAACGGAGAGGTAATTCACGTGGAAGAAGCAGTGGAGATACCCAGAGGCGGTGTAGACACACCGGAAGATCTGGAGCGGGTACAGAACTGGATTATCAGCAATCAGGCGAATTCTGACTCCTGA
- a CDS encoding SDR family NAD(P)-dependent oxidoreductase — MRKQLQGTTVGITGASMGIGAACAREFAAQGASLLLCSRSSEGVQQLAHELQHEYDVPTYAFALDVRQRQQVEQALQELPAQWQAIDILINNAGLALGLEPLQDGSLDDWEQMIDTNVKGLLYMTRAIVPGMIQRKRGHIINIGSLAGRYAYPGAAVYCGTKAAVRAITDGLRMDLVDTPLRVTDLQPGMTETNFSNVRFHGDSSRASQVYRDIEPLQAEDVAQTALFIATRPAHVQIQEVLMTCTHQAASTVVHRPGK; from the coding sequence GTGAGAAAACAACTGCAAGGAACCACGGTCGGTATTACCGGTGCCAGCATGGGAATCGGCGCGGCCTGCGCCCGGGAATTTGCTGCCCAGGGAGCCAGCCTGCTGCTGTGTTCCCGCTCATCGGAAGGTGTGCAACAGCTGGCCCATGAGCTACAGCACGAATATGATGTACCCACATACGCCTTTGCCCTGGATGTGCGCCAGCGCCAGCAGGTAGAACAGGCACTGCAGGAGCTGCCGGCCCAGTGGCAGGCCATTGACATTCTCATCAATAATGCCGGACTGGCTTTGGGGCTCGAGCCTTTACAGGACGGATCTTTGGATGACTGGGAGCAGATGATCGACACCAACGTCAAGGGCCTGCTCTATATGACCCGTGCCATTGTTCCGGGTATGATCCAGCGAAAGCGGGGGCATATTATCAATATCGGTTCACTGGCAGGACGTTACGCCTATCCGGGAGCAGCCGTCTACTGTGGCACCAAGGCCGCCGTGCGCGCCATAACCGATGGACTGCGCATGGATCTCGTCGACACCCCCTTGCGGGTCACCGACCTGCAGCCCGGCATGACGGAAACCAACTTCAGCAACGTGCGTTTTCACGGCGACAGCAGCCGTGCCAGTCAGGTCTACCGGGACATTGAACCCCTGCAGGCTGAGGATGTAGCCCAAACCGCCCTCTTTATTGCCACACGCCCGGCCCATGTGCAAATCCAGGAAGTGCTCATGACCTGCACCCACCAAGCCGCATCCACCGTCGTGCACCGCCCCGGCAAGTGA
- the rfaE1 gene encoding D-glycero-beta-D-manno-heptose-7-phosphate kinase → MSTYPAIFEAFPAKRLLVAGDLMIDEYLWGQTERISPEAPVPVVDIAREDTRLGGAGNVLHNLKALGAGVDVLGVVGSDAYGDELVQMLTELSVGTAGLLREEGRRTSRKTRIMAAHQQMMRIDRESRQAIGAETQERALAWIQSNIHCWDAIIISDYGKGLLTPRLLAALIDSGRQRGIPVLVDPKGSDYTLYRGATTITPNRKEASLASGITIDDEPSLLQAGRKLLQELDLEVMTITRSEEGISLFFEDGEEHIPTMAQDVFDVTGAGDTVISLMALCRASGLDFVECARIANAAAGVVVGKVGTSTASAEEILQRLQPQRSLASHKIKALPQLIPIVKQLRRQGKRVLFTNGCFDLLHHGHITYLQDARRQGDVLILGLNSDSSIRRLKGSTRPIIGQNERAQVLAALEAIDYVVIFDEDTPLELIRALKPQGLVKGGDYRPEQVVGREVVEAYGGEVLIIPFVDGSSTTGIIERILSNQKEREEL, encoded by the coding sequence ATGAGTACCTATCCCGCCATCTTTGAAGCCTTCCCCGCCAAACGCCTGCTGGTAGCTGGCGACCTGATGATTGACGAATACCTGTGGGGACAGACGGAGCGCATCTCCCCCGAAGCACCGGTACCGGTGGTGGATATTGCCCGTGAAGATACCCGTCTGGGGGGAGCTGGCAATGTGCTGCACAACCTCAAAGCCCTGGGCGCAGGTGTCGATGTGCTGGGCGTCGTGGGCAGTGATGCCTATGGGGATGAGCTGGTTCAGATGCTGACAGAGCTGTCAGTGGGCACAGCTGGTCTGCTGCGGGAGGAAGGACGACGAACTTCCCGTAAAACCCGCATCATGGCGGCCCATCAACAGATGATGCGCATTGATCGGGAGAGTCGCCAGGCCATAGGAGCCGAAACGCAAGAGCGCGCTCTGGCCTGGATTCAGTCCAATATTCACTGCTGGGATGCCATCATCATCAGTGACTACGGCAAGGGACTGCTGACCCCTCGCCTTCTGGCTGCGCTGATAGACTCGGGGCGACAGCGGGGAATTCCCGTGCTGGTCGACCCCAAGGGCAGCGACTACACCCTGTACCGGGGGGCGACGACCATTACCCCCAACCGCAAAGAGGCCTCCCTGGCCTCTGGCATCACCATTGACGATGAACCCAGCCTGCTGCAGGCCGGGCGCAAACTGCTACAGGAACTTGATCTGGAAGTGATGACCATTACTCGCAGTGAGGAGGGCATAAGCCTCTTTTTCGAGGATGGTGAAGAGCATATTCCCACCATGGCTCAGGACGTCTTTGATGTTACCGGAGCAGGCGACACGGTGATTTCCCTTATGGCCCTGTGCCGGGCCAGCGGCCTGGACTTTGTCGAGTGCGCCCGCATTGCCAATGCCGCTGCCGGAGTGGTGGTGGGTAAAGTGGGCACCAGTACCGCCAGTGCCGAAGAAATTCTGCAGCGACTGCAGCCGCAGCGCTCACTGGCCTCCCACAAGATTAAGGCCCTGCCCCAGTTGATTCCCATTGTGAAGCAGCTGCGCCGTCAGGGAAAGAGAGTCCTCTTTACCAATGGCTGTTTCGATCTGCTCCACCATGGACACATCACCTATTTGCAGGACGCCCGCCGCCAGGGGGATGTCCTCATATTGGGCCTGAACTCCGACAGCTCTATCCGTCGCCTCAAGGGCTCCACACGCCCCATCATTGGTCAGAACGAGCGGGCCCAGGTGCTGGCAGCCCTGGAAGCTATCGACTATGTGGTCATCTTTGACGAAGACACGCCCCTGGAGCTGATCCGTGCTTTGAAACCCCAGGGTCTGGTCAAAGGGGGAGACTACCGCCCAGAGCAGGTAGTGGGGCGCGAAGTTGTGGAAGCCTATGGGGGCGAGGTACTGATTATTCCCTTTGTGGATGGTTCGTCCACCACTGGCATTATCGAACGCATACTATCAAACCAGAAAGAGCGGGAGGAGCTGTGA